The stretch of DNA GGAAGTGGCGAAAGCCTATTTAGACTATTTGTATACAGACGAAGGACAGGAAATTGCAGCTAAGAATTATTATCGCCCACGTTCTGAAGATGTAGCAAAAAAGTATGCAAATCAATTCCCTGAAATTAACCTATTTACAATCGATGAGGTATTTGATGGGTGGAAAAATGCGCAAAAGACACATTTTGACGATGGCGGAGTCTTTGATGAGATATACAAACCGTAAAGATAAAGGAGAGTTTCAACGTGGCAGCTAATAAAAAGCAACATCGTGTTTTGCCGGGTTTTGGTCTATCTATGGGGTACACACTGATTTATCTAAGCCTAATCATTTTGATTCCGATTGCCGTCCTATTTTTAAAAGCATCGACAATCAGCCTCGCAGAATTTTGGGAGACCGTAACCGAGGCAAGAGTCGTTGCTTCTTATAAATTGACGATCTATACATCCTTCATAGCAGCCTTTGTTAATGCCATTTTTGGGACACTTATTGCATGGGTTTTAGTACGATATGATTTTTATGGAAAACGAATCATTGATGCACTAGTCGACTTGCCTTTTGCTTTGCCAACCGCGGTTGCAGGGATCGCTCTTACCACCATCTATGCACCGAATGGATGGATAGGGCAATACTTTGAAACCATGGGAATTAAAGTTGCTTATACACCACTCGGTATCATGATAGCCTTAACGTTTATCGGGCTTCCCTTTGTTGTCCGGTCAGTCCAGCCAGTATTGCAAGATTTGGATCAGCAATATGAAGAGGCTGCGGCAACCCTGGGTGCCAATTCTCTGCAGATTTTTGTAAAGATTATCTTTCCAGCCATTTTCCCAGCCATCTTAACAGGCTTTGCCCTTGCGTTTGCAAGGGCTTTGGGGGAATATGGCTCCGTTGTTTTCATCTCCGGCAATATGCCAATGAAAACGGAAATTGTCCCATTGCTAATTATAACAAAATTAGAGCAATTCAATTATGCAGGTGCCGCTGCTATCGCCGTTGTGATGCTGGTATTTTCATTCGTTTTATTGTTCTTGATCAATTTCTGGCAATGGAAAACAACGAAAAAATATCAAGTAAGCTAGAGGAGTTAGGGGAATATGGACGTTCGAGATACAACCCTTCATACCAAAAATGTAAAAACTACTTTCCAGCCGGGATTGGTAACAAAATGGCTCCTGATTACGATTGCCCTTGGCTTCTTAGGGATCTTTATTTTGGTACCGTTAATCGCTGTTTTCTCTGAAGGTTTGAATAAGGGAATTCAGTTATATATTGCTGCTTTGACAGAGCCTGATGCCTTATCGGCCATTAAATTAACGTTGATTACTGCAGCGATTACCATACCTGTTAATACAATTTTTGGGGTGTTTGCTGCTTGGGCAATCACAAAATTTGAATTCAGGGGTAAGAATATATTAATTACGTTAATTGATATCCCTTTTGCTGTTTCACCGGTTATTGCAGGACTCGTTTTTGTTCTAGTGTTTGGTTCGCAAGGTGTACTGGGTCCGTTTTTAGAGGCGAATAATATCAAGATTATTTTTGGAGTACCTGGCATTATTTTAGCTACTATATTTGTCACTTTTCCATTTGTAGTGAGAGAATTACTGCCCATCATGCAGGAACAAGGGACAGAGGAGGAACAGGCTGCGATTACGCTCGGAGCAAGTGGCTGGCAAATGTTCTTTCGCGTTACCTTACCCAACATTAAATGGGGTTTGCTCTATGGTGTCATTCTTTGTAATGCGCGTGCCATGGGAGAATTCGGTGCGGTATCTGTTGTTTCAGGACATATTAGAGGATTAACCAATACCATTCCGCTACATGTTGAAATCTTGTATAACGAATACAATTTCACAGCAGCCTTTGCTGTTGCCTCTTTACTGGCGCTGCTGGCTTTGCTGACATTAATTTTAAAAAGTTTTGTGGAGTGGAAAACAAGCAAACACTAAAAGAGAGCATTTGTGGGGGATGGTTGAAATGGGAATAACGATTAAGGAAGTATCAAAGGATTTTGGAACTTTTGCAGCTGTCAAAAATGTCAATCTTGAAATTCCAACCGGAGATTTTGTTGCATTACTAGGACCATCGGGTTCGGGTAAAACAACTCTCCTACGGCTTATTGCAGGTTTAGAGGGATTGGATTCAGGAGGAATCTACTTTAATGACATAGAGTACACCAATAAAAGTATTAAAGAACGGAATGTAGGATTTGTTTTTCAAAATTATGCGTTGTTCAAGCATATGACTATTTTTGATAATATTGCTTTTGGTTTAAAGGTAAGACCACGGAAAACACGTCCATCTAAAAATGAAATAACCGAGAAAGTAACGGAATTGTTGAAGTTGGTAAAATTAGATCATCTTGCCAATCGTTATCCTGCACAACTTTCAGGAGGACAAAGACAGCGGATTGCGTTGGCAAGGGCTCTTGCTATAGAACCGGAAGTTTTACTTCTTGACGAACCATTTGGTGCACTAGATGCCAAGGTGCGTCAGGAACTGCGCCATTGGTTAAGAGAAATTCATCAAAAGCTTAATATCACTACTATTTTTGTTACGCATGACCAGGAGGAGGCCCTCGAAATGGCTGATACCGTTGTGGTGATGAATCAGGGTGAAATAGAACAGATTGGCTCTCCTGAGGAGATATATCAGAAGCCTAAGAGCGCATTTGTTTATAGCTTTTTAGGTAGAGTGAACGAATTCCGAGATTCAGAGGATTTTGTGGAGAGCGTCAGTTATATAAGGCCACATGAAATACTTCTTCGGAAAATTTCACAAGGGAACAGCATCGTATCAGAAGTTTCACACATTCATATAATCGGTTCCACGGTAAGGATTGAATTAAGAAGGAAGGATACAAATGATTTATTTGAAGCAGAAATGAGTATCGATCAGTATCAAAATATGAGCCCAGTAAAAAAGGGAGATATTCTTTATGCTGAGTTTAAAAACATTGTACAATTTCATTCGGAAAAAAAAATAACCCATGCAGCAGGAAAAAGTGGGATTAGAAATACACTAAAAAGCAAATTAATATAGAATGAAAAGGTGCTAGGAAATCCTGGCACTTATTTTATTTTCTCGAAGTATAAAATGTTAAGAGGAATCGTTATGATTGAAATATACATATATTAAGCATAAATTAGAAGTAAGAAGCTTTTTCACACTGTAAACTATGCAACTGATCGGTAATGTTAAAATACAAATTGGAAGGGCGATAACATGAAATATAACTTTGACGAAATTGTAAATCGGAGAGGGACCTACTCCATAAAATGGGATGGAGGAGAGTTGATTAAAAAAATGGGCTTGACGGATCGATATGATGAAGACACTATCCCATTATTTACAGCTGACATGGATTTACCAGTGCCCCAACCATTAATAGACGCCTTACATAAAACCGTTGATCACCGGATTTTTGGTTATTCTGTATTCCCTGATGAGTATTTTGAAGCGGTGCAACATTGGTTTAAAAATAGACATGATTGGGAGTTCAAAAAGGAAGAAATCGTGTATAGTCCAGGAACAGTCCATGCGTTGAATGTAGCGGTAAGGGCATTAACTCAACCAGGGGATGGGGTGATCATTCAACGACCTGTATATCCTCCTTTTACTTCTTCCATAAATGCCAATGGCAGAACGCTGTTGAATAATGCACTTATCGCTGATGAGGAAGGCTATTATTCGATTGATTTTGAGGATTTCGAAGCAAAAGCAAAAGATGAAATGACAAAAATGTTCATTTTATGTAATCCACATAATCCAACAGGAAGAGTTTTTAATGAAGAAGAACTAAGAAAACTTGCTTCTATTTGTGTGGAAAATAATGTCCTGATTGTAGCAGATGAAATTCATGGAGATATCATTCGCCGTGATCAATCGTTTACTCCAATCGCCAAAGTAGCTCCAGAATACAATGATCATATTATTACGTTTACAGCGATTAATAAAACCTTTAATTTGGCTGGACTTCACTGTACGAATGTCATTATTACGAACCCGGAATTGAGAAAAACTTATTTTGGTGTAATGGGTATGCATTTGCCATCACCATTTACCGTTTCAGCTCTCCTTTCGGTTTATCATGATGGAGAAGATTGGCTTGAGCAGTTGAATGAATATATCGATGGCACGATGGAGTGGGCAGTGGAGTTTTTAGCAGAAAAGATGCCAAAAGTGAAGGTTAGAATACCAGAGGGAACTTACATCATGTGGCTGGACTTTAGTGGTTACGGAATTTCACCTGACGAAGTTCATGACCGAATCTATAACAAGGCCAATGTCTTATTGGAAGATGGAAAAATGTTCGGGGAAGAAGGCTTGCACCATCAAAGAATCTGTATACCATCACCAAGACCCATGATCAAAGAAGCTTTCGAGAGAATCGCGAGAGAATTTGAAGATTTAAAATAGGTAATTGGCGGATGGCAGAAAATACTGGCGGATGGCAAGAAATACTGGCGGATAGCGAGAAATACTGGCACGTAGCAGAATGCTAGCAGCACGATAGCACCCCTTACATCAACTGCTACATCTAATAACGCACTATGTTTCATAGGAGTGATGATATGGAGAGCAGCATGCTTCAAACCTGCACGAACCTGATAAAAAATGCCCAAAACATTGTTGTCCTGACAGGCGCAGGTATAAGTACAGAATCAGGAATCAAGGATTTTCGTTCACAAACGGGACTATATCAGACATCACCGGAATATATCCTGTCACTAGACAATTTTTATCATAACCCAAAGGGATTTTACCAGTTTGCCTTTGAAAATCTTTACCATCCCCAAGCACTCCCAAATACTGGCCACAAGATACTTGCCCAATGGGAGAAAGATGGCAGGGTTAGCCACATCATCACACAAAATATTGATGCTCTCCATCAAAAAGCGGGATCTAAAAAGGTAATTGAATTTCATGGGACGATGAAAACAGCTACCTGCCAAAATTGCCGAAAATCCTATACGGCCGAAGAAATGATTATCAGACGAAACACCATGGACGACTTTTATATCTGCGACCATTGCCATACACAAAATAGGAAAGATCGATATATTAAACCCGATGTAGTCCTGTTTGGAGATACTGGAGAATGGTTTACCATCGACGGTTTCAACGAGATTATTAACATCATCCATCAGGCTGATTGTATCTTGGTGTTAGGAACCAGTTTGAAGGTTACTCCCTTCTCCACATTCCCGCAATATAGGAGAGATGATATCCCTTTGATTATTGTAAATAAGGGAGATTCACCCTACGATAATACCAAGGACTCTTATGTTATTCATGACTCCATCGGTGAAACATTAACTAAAATTAATAGTAGTTTCCATCCACCATTTGCATAATGGTGGATTTTCTTTGATATGAATATATAACTGAATAATAGGAATTATCAATAAATTTTAGACGATAGGAAGGAGGAAGTTATATAATAGGAGTAGACCAAGCCGGTTATCAAAAGTGGGGTGTGAAAAAATGAAAGCGCTACAAATACCAGTTGTTAAACTTCCTAAAGAAACAGAAGATTTGAGAAGAGAAATCCGACAATTTTTAAATGAAGAGATAGAATCTGGGGGTTTTGAACCAAAGTGTGATACCTGGCTAAGCGGGTTTTCGGAAGAGTTTTCTAGAAAAATGGGGAGTCGAGGATGGATAGGAATGACATGGCCGAAAAAATATGGCGGGCATGAGCGTTCGACAATTGAAAGATATGTTGTCACGGAGGAAATGCTTGCGGCAGGTGCTCCAGTTTCCGCGCATTGGATTGCTGATCGCCAGACTGGACCCCTCCTGCTTAAATTTGGGAAGGAGAGCCAAAAGCAATACTTTTTACCTGATATTGCAAAAGGAGAATGCTATTTCTCAATCGGCCTAAGTGAACCAAATGCTGGATCTGACTTGGCTGCCATTCAATCAAGGGCTGTAAAGGTTGAAAACGGATGGATCTTAAATGGAAGTAAAATTTGGACTAGCGGTGCTCATCACGCCCACTATATGATTACCCTTTGCCGTACGTCTCCAATGGATACCACGAATCGTCATGCAGGGATGAGCCAATTACTTGTAGATTTATCAGCCCCAGGAGTCACGATTCGACCCATCCATTTAATGACAGGAGAGCATCATTTTAATGAAGTGTTTTTTGAAGATGTGTTTATTCCAAATGAAATGGTGGTTGGAGAAATCGGTAATGGATGGGCGCAAGGGATGGCGGAGTTAGCTTATGAAAGAAGTGGACCTGAGCGTATCCTAAGCACATTTCCGTTATTAAATGAACTATCTTCCATTCTGCTGAAAAACGAGGATGATGATGGATTAAACAAAGTTAGCAGGCTGATTTCTCGATTATGGACCCTCCGAAATATGTCACTGGGTATCGCCCAGCAAATAGAAAGGGGGATCCCTTCAACAATTATTGCCTCATTGGTGAAAGATATGGGAACACAATTTGAGCAGGAAGTTGCGGAGATTACTAGATTACTCGTATCCGTTATTCCATCCACCGACTCCCCGTCACGTCTTGAAAGAATGCTTGCTCAGTCCATTCTACAGTCACCAGGATTTTCTTTACGCGGTGGAACTACTGAAATCTTACGGGGGATCGTGGCAAAGGGGGTTATCGGAAAATGAGTGTTATGAAAGAAATGATTGAGGATGTTACAACAAAGATCCTACAGAAATATTCCACAAAGGAAGTTGTAAATGGTGCGGAAAATGGTCAATGGGCAGAGGTACTTTGGCAAAATCTCGAAGAATATGGAGTGTTAACAGTGGGAATACCAGAAGAATTAGGGGGAAGCGGAGGTGATTATGAAGACGGTCTAAGCATCCTGCGTTTGGCGGGTAAATATTCTGCACCAATACCACTTGCTGAAACTTACATAGCAAATTGGATATTGGCGGAGTTTGGGGAGAGGATTACAAATGAAATTGTTACGGTTGCTTTAGCTAATACTGTTCAAATTGAAAAAGTAGAACATG from Neobacillus sp. CF12 encodes:
- the cysT gene encoding sulfate ABC transporter permease subunit CysT, yielding MAANKKQHRVLPGFGLSMGYTLIYLSLIILIPIAVLFLKASTISLAEFWETVTEARVVASYKLTIYTSFIAAFVNAIFGTLIAWVLVRYDFYGKRIIDALVDLPFALPTAVAGIALTTIYAPNGWIGQYFETMGIKVAYTPLGIMIALTFIGLPFVVRSVQPVLQDLDQQYEEAAATLGANSLQIFVKIIFPAIFPAILTGFALAFARALGEYGSVVFISGNMPMKTEIVPLLIITKLEQFNYAGAAAIAVVMLVFSFVLLFLINFWQWKTTKKYQVS
- the cysW gene encoding sulfate ABC transporter permease subunit CysW; the protein is MDVRDTTLHTKNVKTTFQPGLVTKWLLITIALGFLGIFILVPLIAVFSEGLNKGIQLYIAALTEPDALSAIKLTLITAAITIPVNTIFGVFAAWAITKFEFRGKNILITLIDIPFAVSPVIAGLVFVLVFGSQGVLGPFLEANNIKIIFGVPGIILATIFVTFPFVVRELLPIMQEQGTEEEQAAITLGASGWQMFFRVTLPNIKWGLLYGVILCNARAMGEFGAVSVVSGHIRGLTNTIPLHVEILYNEYNFTAAFAVASLLALLALLTLILKSFVEWKTSKH
- a CDS encoding sulfate ABC transporter ATP-binding protein — translated: MGITIKEVSKDFGTFAAVKNVNLEIPTGDFVALLGPSGSGKTTLLRLIAGLEGLDSGGIYFNDIEYTNKSIKERNVGFVFQNYALFKHMTIFDNIAFGLKVRPRKTRPSKNEITEKVTELLKLVKLDHLANRYPAQLSGGQRQRIALARALAIEPEVLLLDEPFGALDAKVRQELRHWLREIHQKLNITTIFVTHDQEEALEMADTVVVMNQGEIEQIGSPEEIYQKPKSAFVYSFLGRVNEFRDSEDFVESVSYIRPHEILLRKISQGNSIVSEVSHIHIIGSTVRIELRRKDTNDLFEAEMSIDQYQNMSPVKKGDILYAEFKNIVQFHSEKKITHAAGKSGIRNTLKSKLI
- a CDS encoding MalY/PatB family protein, translating into MKYNFDEIVNRRGTYSIKWDGGELIKKMGLTDRYDEDTIPLFTADMDLPVPQPLIDALHKTVDHRIFGYSVFPDEYFEAVQHWFKNRHDWEFKKEEIVYSPGTVHALNVAVRALTQPGDGVIIQRPVYPPFTSSINANGRTLLNNALIADEEGYYSIDFEDFEAKAKDEMTKMFILCNPHNPTGRVFNEEELRKLASICVENNVLIVADEIHGDIIRRDQSFTPIAKVAPEYNDHIITFTAINKTFNLAGLHCTNVIITNPELRKTYFGVMGMHLPSPFTVSALLSVYHDGEDWLEQLNEYIDGTMEWAVEFLAEKMPKVKVRIPEGTYIMWLDFSGYGISPDEVHDRIYNKANVLLEDGKMFGEEGLHHQRICIPSPRPMIKEAFERIAREFEDLK
- a CDS encoding NAD-dependent protein deacylase, encoding MESSMLQTCTNLIKNAQNIVVLTGAGISTESGIKDFRSQTGLYQTSPEYILSLDNFYHNPKGFYQFAFENLYHPQALPNTGHKILAQWEKDGRVSHIITQNIDALHQKAGSKKVIEFHGTMKTATCQNCRKSYTAEEMIIRRNTMDDFYICDHCHTQNRKDRYIKPDVVLFGDTGEWFTIDGFNEIINIIHQADCILVLGTSLKVTPFSTFPQYRRDDIPLIIVNKGDSPYDNTKDSYVIHDSIGETLTKINSSFHPPFA
- a CDS encoding acyl-CoA dehydrogenase family protein, with product MKALQIPVVKLPKETEDLRREIRQFLNEEIESGGFEPKCDTWLSGFSEEFSRKMGSRGWIGMTWPKKYGGHERSTIERYVVTEEMLAAGAPVSAHWIADRQTGPLLLKFGKESQKQYFLPDIAKGECYFSIGLSEPNAGSDLAAIQSRAVKVENGWILNGSKIWTSGAHHAHYMITLCRTSPMDTTNRHAGMSQLLVDLSAPGVTIRPIHLMTGEHHFNEVFFEDVFIPNEMVVGEIGNGWAQGMAELAYERSGPERILSTFPLLNELSSILLKNEDDDGLNKVSRLISRLWTLRNMSLGIAQQIERGIPSTIIASLVKDMGTQFEQEVAEITRLLVSVIPSTDSPSRLERMLAQSILQSPGFSLRGGTTEILRGIVAKGVIGK